A region from the uncultured Draconibacterium sp. genome encodes:
- a CDS encoding PadR family transcriptional regulator, which translates to MKIENTKAQMRKGVLEYCILLVLDGKPLYASDIIQSLKEAKMIVVEGTLYPLLTRLKNAGLLAYRWEESTQGPPRKYYELTETGRSFLSELEDSWCELVGAVDKIRENKS; encoded by the coding sequence ATGAAGATAGAAAACACAAAAGCACAAATGAGAAAGGGCGTACTGGAGTATTGCATCCTGCTCGTTCTCGATGGAAAGCCACTTTATGCCAGTGATATCATACAATCGCTAAAAGAGGCAAAAATGATTGTGGTTGAAGGCACACTTTATCCACTGTTAACAAGGCTTAAAAATGCCGGGTTGCTGGCTTACCGCTGGGAAGAATCAACGCAAGGCCCACCACGAAAATACTACGAGTTGACAGAAACAGGTCGGAGCTTTTTAAGCGAACTGGAAGATTCGTGGTGCGAACTGGTTGGAGCAGTTGATAAA